A window of the Equus asinus isolate D_3611 breed Donkey chromosome 20, EquAss-T2T_v2, whole genome shotgun sequence genome harbors these coding sequences:
- the LOC106830373 gene encoding hemoglobin subunit epsilon-2, with translation MVHFTAEEKTAIASLWAKVDVEAAGGEILGRLLIVFPWTQRFFDNFGNLSSDSAIMGNPRVKAHGRKVLISFGNAIKYMDDLKGTFAQLSELHCDKLHVDPENFRLLGNMIPIVLAIHFSNEFTPQMQAAWEKLTMGVANALAHKYH, from the exons ATGGTGCATTTTACTGCAGAGGAGAAGACTGCTATTGCTAGCTTGTGGGCCAAAGTGGATGTGGAGGCAGCCGGAGGCGAGATCCTGGGAAG GCTCCTAATTGTCTTCCCTTGGACCCAGAGGTTCTTTGACAATTTTGGCAACTTATCCTCTGATTCTGCAATAATGGGCAACCCCAGGGTCAAGGCTCATGGCAGGAAAGTGCTGATCTCCTTTGGAAATGCTATTAAGTACATGGATGACCTCAAGGGCACCTTTGCTCAGCTGAGTGAGCTGCACTGTGACAAGCTTCATGTGGATCCTGAGAACTTCAGG CTCCTAGGCAACATGATACCGATTGTCTTGGCGATCCACTTCAGCAATGAATTTACCCCACAGATGCAGGCTGCCTGGGAGAAGCTGACCATGGGTGTGGCTAATGCTCTGGCCCACAAGTATCACTGA